A genome region from Sander vitreus isolate 19-12246 chromosome 21, sanVit1, whole genome shotgun sequence includes the following:
- the thrab gene encoding thyroid hormone receptor alpha-B isoform X2, with product MHILQSHCIIRSALWLNGPKRKRKNSQCSLKSMTARCLSDSSKSPELKEASKEGYIPSYLEKDEPCVVCGDKATGYHYRCITCEGCKGFFRRTIQKNLHPSYSCKYDGCCIIDKITRNQCQLCRFKKCIAVGMAMDLVLDDSKRVAKRRLIEENRERRKREGMVKTLQNRPEPTDSEWEVIHLVTEAHRHTNAQGAQWKQKRKFLPEKIGQSPVAPTSDGDKVDLEAFSEFTKIITPAITRVVDFAKKLPMFSDLPCEDQIILLKGCCMEIMSLRAAMRYDPESETLTLSGEMAVKREQLKNGGLGVVSDAIFDLGKSLAQFNLDDTEVALLQAVLLMSSDRSGLTCMDKIEKCQETYLLAFEHYINYRKHNIPHFWPKLLMKVTDLRMIGACHASRFLHMKVECPNELFPPLFLEVFEDQEV from the exons ATGCATATTTTACAGTCCCACTGCATCATCAGGTCAGCACT gtGGCTCAATGGCCcgaaaaggaagaggaagaacagCCAATGTTCGTTGAAGAGTATGACTG CACGTTGTCTGAGTGACAGCTCCAAATCCCCCGAGCTGAAAGAAGCGAGTAAAGAAG GGTACATCCCCAGCTACCTCGAAAAGGATGAGCCATGTGTGGTGTGTGGCGACAAGGCCACAGGTTACCACTACCGCTGCATTACCTGCGAAGGTtgcaag ggTTTCTTCCGTAGGACCATTCAAAAGAACCTCCACCCCAGCTACTCCTGTAAGTATGATGGCTGCTGCATCATCGACAAGATTACCCGCAACCAGTGTCAGCTCTGCCGCTTCAAGAAGTGCATTGCAGTGGGCATGGCCATGGATT TGGTTCTGGATGACTCAAAGCGGGTGGCTAAACGACGTCTGATTGAAGAGAACAGGGAGCGACGCAAGAGGGAGGGAATGGTAAAAACCCTCCAGAACCGTCCAGAGCCCACCGACAGCGAGTGGGAGGTGATCCACTTGGTGACAGAGGCCCACCGACACACCAATGCTCAGGGCGCACAGTGGAAACAGAAGCGCAAATTCCTG CCAGAAAAAATCGGCCAGTCCCCGGTTGCCCCCACGTCAGACGGAGACAAGGTGGACCTGGAGGCCTTCAGCGAGTTCACCAAGATCATCACTCCTGCCATCACCCGTGTCGTCGACTTTGCCAAAAAACTGCCCATGTTCTCTGAT CTACCTTGTGAAGACCAGATCATCCTGTTGAAGGGCTGCTGCATGGAGATCATGTCACTGCGGGCTGCCATGCGCTACGACCCAGAAAGTGAGACGCTGACACTGAGCGGGGAGATGGCTGTGAAGCGCGAGCAGCTGAAGAACGGCGGGCTGGGCGTGGTGTCGGACGCCATCTTCGATCTGGGCAAGAGCCTGGCACAATTCAACCTGGACGACACGGAGGTGGCGCTGTTGCAGGCCGTGCTGCTGATGAGCTCAG ATCGTTCGGGCCTGACCTGCATGGACAAGATCGAGAAGTGCCAGGAGACCTATCTGCTGGCGTTTGAGCACTACATCAACTACCGCAAGCACAACATTCCTCACTTCTGGCCGAAGCTCCTGATGAAGGTGACCGACCTGCGGATGATCGGGGCGTGCCACGCCAGTCGCTTCCTTCACATGAAGGTGGAGTGTCCCAACGAACTCTTCCCACCGCTCTTCCTGGAGGTCTTCGAGGACCAGGAGGTGTGA
- the thrab gene encoding thyroid hormone receptor alpha-B isoform X4 yields the protein MEDVPKEQDPNPSEGEEKRWLNGPKRKRKNSQCSLKSMTGYIPSYLEKDEPCVVCGDKATGYHYRCITCEGCKGFFRRTIQKNLHPSYSCKYDGCCIIDKITRNQCQLCRFKKCIAVGMAMDLVLDDSKRVAKRRLIEENRERRKREGMVKTLQNRPEPTDSEWEVIHLVTEAHRHTNAQGAQWKQKRKFLPEKIGQSPVAPTSDGDKVDLEAFSEFTKIITPAITRVVDFAKKLPMFSDLPCEDQIILLKGCCMEIMSLRAAMRYDPESETLTLSGEMAVKREQLKNGGLGVVSDAIFDLGKSLAQFNLDDTEVALLQAVLLMSSDRSGLTCMDKIEKCQETYLLAFEHYINYRKHNIPHFWPKLLMKVTDLRMIGACHASRFLHMKVECPNELFPPLFLEVFEDQEV from the exons gtGGCTCAATGGCCcgaaaaggaagaggaagaacagCCAATGTTCGTTGAAGAGTATGACTG GGTACATCCCCAGCTACCTCGAAAAGGATGAGCCATGTGTGGTGTGTGGCGACAAGGCCACAGGTTACCACTACCGCTGCATTACCTGCGAAGGTtgcaag ggTTTCTTCCGTAGGACCATTCAAAAGAACCTCCACCCCAGCTACTCCTGTAAGTATGATGGCTGCTGCATCATCGACAAGATTACCCGCAACCAGTGTCAGCTCTGCCGCTTCAAGAAGTGCATTGCAGTGGGCATGGCCATGGATT TGGTTCTGGATGACTCAAAGCGGGTGGCTAAACGACGTCTGATTGAAGAGAACAGGGAGCGACGCAAGAGGGAGGGAATGGTAAAAACCCTCCAGAACCGTCCAGAGCCCACCGACAGCGAGTGGGAGGTGATCCACTTGGTGACAGAGGCCCACCGACACACCAATGCTCAGGGCGCACAGTGGAAACAGAAGCGCAAATTCCTG CCAGAAAAAATCGGCCAGTCCCCGGTTGCCCCCACGTCAGACGGAGACAAGGTGGACCTGGAGGCCTTCAGCGAGTTCACCAAGATCATCACTCCTGCCATCACCCGTGTCGTCGACTTTGCCAAAAAACTGCCCATGTTCTCTGAT CTACCTTGTGAAGACCAGATCATCCTGTTGAAGGGCTGCTGCATGGAGATCATGTCACTGCGGGCTGCCATGCGCTACGACCCAGAAAGTGAGACGCTGACACTGAGCGGGGAGATGGCTGTGAAGCGCGAGCAGCTGAAGAACGGCGGGCTGGGCGTGGTGTCGGACGCCATCTTCGATCTGGGCAAGAGCCTGGCACAATTCAACCTGGACGACACGGAGGTGGCGCTGTTGCAGGCCGTGCTGCTGATGAGCTCAG ATCGTTCGGGCCTGACCTGCATGGACAAGATCGAGAAGTGCCAGGAGACCTATCTGCTGGCGTTTGAGCACTACATCAACTACCGCAAGCACAACATTCCTCACTTCTGGCCGAAGCTCCTGATGAAGGTGACCGACCTGCGGATGATCGGGGCGTGCCACGCCAGTCGCTTCCTTCACATGAAGGTGGAGTGTCCCAACGAACTCTTCCCACCGCTCTTCCTGGAGGTCTTCGAGGACCAGGAGGTGTGA
- the thrab gene encoding thyroid hormone receptor alpha-B isoform X3, translating into MHILQSHCIIRWLNGPKRKRKNSQCSLKSMTARCLSDSSKSPELKEASKEGYIPSYLEKDEPCVVCGDKATGYHYRCITCEGCKGFFRRTIQKNLHPSYSCKYDGCCIIDKITRNQCQLCRFKKCIAVGMAMDLVLDDSKRVAKRRLIEENRERRKREGMVKTLQNRPEPTDSEWEVIHLVTEAHRHTNAQGAQWKQKRKFLPEKIGQSPVAPTSDGDKVDLEAFSEFTKIITPAITRVVDFAKKLPMFSDLPCEDQIILLKGCCMEIMSLRAAMRYDPESETLTLSGEMAVKREQLKNGGLGVVSDAIFDLGKSLAQFNLDDTEVALLQAVLLMSSDRSGLTCMDKIEKCQETYLLAFEHYINYRKHNIPHFWPKLLMKVTDLRMIGACHASRFLHMKVECPNELFPPLFLEVFEDQEV; encoded by the exons ATGCATATTTTACAGTCCCACTGCATCATCAG gtGGCTCAATGGCCcgaaaaggaagaggaagaacagCCAATGTTCGTTGAAGAGTATGACTG CACGTTGTCTGAGTGACAGCTCCAAATCCCCCGAGCTGAAAGAAGCGAGTAAAGAAG GGTACATCCCCAGCTACCTCGAAAAGGATGAGCCATGTGTGGTGTGTGGCGACAAGGCCACAGGTTACCACTACCGCTGCATTACCTGCGAAGGTtgcaag ggTTTCTTCCGTAGGACCATTCAAAAGAACCTCCACCCCAGCTACTCCTGTAAGTATGATGGCTGCTGCATCATCGACAAGATTACCCGCAACCAGTGTCAGCTCTGCCGCTTCAAGAAGTGCATTGCAGTGGGCATGGCCATGGATT TGGTTCTGGATGACTCAAAGCGGGTGGCTAAACGACGTCTGATTGAAGAGAACAGGGAGCGACGCAAGAGGGAGGGAATGGTAAAAACCCTCCAGAACCGTCCAGAGCCCACCGACAGCGAGTGGGAGGTGATCCACTTGGTGACAGAGGCCCACCGACACACCAATGCTCAGGGCGCACAGTGGAAACAGAAGCGCAAATTCCTG CCAGAAAAAATCGGCCAGTCCCCGGTTGCCCCCACGTCAGACGGAGACAAGGTGGACCTGGAGGCCTTCAGCGAGTTCACCAAGATCATCACTCCTGCCATCACCCGTGTCGTCGACTTTGCCAAAAAACTGCCCATGTTCTCTGAT CTACCTTGTGAAGACCAGATCATCCTGTTGAAGGGCTGCTGCATGGAGATCATGTCACTGCGGGCTGCCATGCGCTACGACCCAGAAAGTGAGACGCTGACACTGAGCGGGGAGATGGCTGTGAAGCGCGAGCAGCTGAAGAACGGCGGGCTGGGCGTGGTGTCGGACGCCATCTTCGATCTGGGCAAGAGCCTGGCACAATTCAACCTGGACGACACGGAGGTGGCGCTGTTGCAGGCCGTGCTGCTGATGAGCTCAG ATCGTTCGGGCCTGACCTGCATGGACAAGATCGAGAAGTGCCAGGAGACCTATCTGCTGGCGTTTGAGCACTACATCAACTACCGCAAGCACAACATTCCTCACTTCTGGCCGAAGCTCCTGATGAAGGTGACCGACCTGCGGATGATCGGGGCGTGCCACGCCAGTCGCTTCCTTCACATGAAGGTGGAGTGTCCCAACGAACTCTTCCCACCGCTCTTCCTGGAGGTCTTCGAGGACCAGGAGGTGTGA
- the thrab gene encoding thyroid hormone receptor alpha-B isoform X1 has translation MEDVPKEQDPNPSEGEEKRWLNGPKRKRKNSQCSLKSMTARCLSDSSKSPELKEASKEGYIPSYLEKDEPCVVCGDKATGYHYRCITCEGCKGFFRRTIQKNLHPSYSCKYDGCCIIDKITRNQCQLCRFKKCIAVGMAMDLVLDDSKRVAKRRLIEENRERRKREGMVKTLQNRPEPTDSEWEVIHLVTEAHRHTNAQGAQWKQKRKFLPEKIGQSPVAPTSDGDKVDLEAFSEFTKIITPAITRVVDFAKKLPMFSDLPCEDQIILLKGCCMEIMSLRAAMRYDPESETLTLSGEMAVKREQLKNGGLGVVSDAIFDLGKSLAQFNLDDTEVALLQAVLLMSSDRSGLTCMDKIEKCQETYLLAFEHYINYRKHNIPHFWPKLLMKVTDLRMIGACHASRFLHMKVECPNELFPPLFLEVFEDQEV, from the exons gtGGCTCAATGGCCcgaaaaggaagaggaagaacagCCAATGTTCGTTGAAGAGTATGACTG CACGTTGTCTGAGTGACAGCTCCAAATCCCCCGAGCTGAAAGAAGCGAGTAAAGAAG GGTACATCCCCAGCTACCTCGAAAAGGATGAGCCATGTGTGGTGTGTGGCGACAAGGCCACAGGTTACCACTACCGCTGCATTACCTGCGAAGGTtgcaag ggTTTCTTCCGTAGGACCATTCAAAAGAACCTCCACCCCAGCTACTCCTGTAAGTATGATGGCTGCTGCATCATCGACAAGATTACCCGCAACCAGTGTCAGCTCTGCCGCTTCAAGAAGTGCATTGCAGTGGGCATGGCCATGGATT TGGTTCTGGATGACTCAAAGCGGGTGGCTAAACGACGTCTGATTGAAGAGAACAGGGAGCGACGCAAGAGGGAGGGAATGGTAAAAACCCTCCAGAACCGTCCAGAGCCCACCGACAGCGAGTGGGAGGTGATCCACTTGGTGACAGAGGCCCACCGACACACCAATGCTCAGGGCGCACAGTGGAAACAGAAGCGCAAATTCCTG CCAGAAAAAATCGGCCAGTCCCCGGTTGCCCCCACGTCAGACGGAGACAAGGTGGACCTGGAGGCCTTCAGCGAGTTCACCAAGATCATCACTCCTGCCATCACCCGTGTCGTCGACTTTGCCAAAAAACTGCCCATGTTCTCTGAT CTACCTTGTGAAGACCAGATCATCCTGTTGAAGGGCTGCTGCATGGAGATCATGTCACTGCGGGCTGCCATGCGCTACGACCCAGAAAGTGAGACGCTGACACTGAGCGGGGAGATGGCTGTGAAGCGCGAGCAGCTGAAGAACGGCGGGCTGGGCGTGGTGTCGGACGCCATCTTCGATCTGGGCAAGAGCCTGGCACAATTCAACCTGGACGACACGGAGGTGGCGCTGTTGCAGGCCGTGCTGCTGATGAGCTCAG ATCGTTCGGGCCTGACCTGCATGGACAAGATCGAGAAGTGCCAGGAGACCTATCTGCTGGCGTTTGAGCACTACATCAACTACCGCAAGCACAACATTCCTCACTTCTGGCCGAAGCTCCTGATGAAGGTGACCGACCTGCGGATGATCGGGGCGTGCCACGCCAGTCGCTTCCTTCACATGAAGGTGGAGTGTCCCAACGAACTCTTCCCACCGCTCTTCCTGGAGGTCTTCGAGGACCAGGAGGTGTGA
- the thrab gene encoding thyroid hormone receptor alpha-B isoform X5 translates to MDEYLIQPHFKTWYIPSYLEKDEPCVVCGDKATGYHYRCITCEGCKGFFRRTIQKNLHPSYSCKYDGCCIIDKITRNQCQLCRFKKCIAVGMAMDLVLDDSKRVAKRRLIEENRERRKREGMVKTLQNRPEPTDSEWEVIHLVTEAHRHTNAQGAQWKQKRKFLPEKIGQSPVAPTSDGDKVDLEAFSEFTKIITPAITRVVDFAKKLPMFSDLPCEDQIILLKGCCMEIMSLRAAMRYDPESETLTLSGEMAVKREQLKNGGLGVVSDAIFDLGKSLAQFNLDDTEVALLQAVLLMSSDRSGLTCMDKIEKCQETYLLAFEHYINYRKHNIPHFWPKLLMKVTDLRMIGACHASRFLHMKVECPNELFPPLFLEVFEDQEV, encoded by the exons ATGGAtgagtacctcatacaacctcACTTCAAAACAT GGTACATCCCCAGCTACCTCGAAAAGGATGAGCCATGTGTGGTGTGTGGCGACAAGGCCACAGGTTACCACTACCGCTGCATTACCTGCGAAGGTtgcaag ggTTTCTTCCGTAGGACCATTCAAAAGAACCTCCACCCCAGCTACTCCTGTAAGTATGATGGCTGCTGCATCATCGACAAGATTACCCGCAACCAGTGTCAGCTCTGCCGCTTCAAGAAGTGCATTGCAGTGGGCATGGCCATGGATT TGGTTCTGGATGACTCAAAGCGGGTGGCTAAACGACGTCTGATTGAAGAGAACAGGGAGCGACGCAAGAGGGAGGGAATGGTAAAAACCCTCCAGAACCGTCCAGAGCCCACCGACAGCGAGTGGGAGGTGATCCACTTGGTGACAGAGGCCCACCGACACACCAATGCTCAGGGCGCACAGTGGAAACAGAAGCGCAAATTCCTG CCAGAAAAAATCGGCCAGTCCCCGGTTGCCCCCACGTCAGACGGAGACAAGGTGGACCTGGAGGCCTTCAGCGAGTTCACCAAGATCATCACTCCTGCCATCACCCGTGTCGTCGACTTTGCCAAAAAACTGCCCATGTTCTCTGAT CTACCTTGTGAAGACCAGATCATCCTGTTGAAGGGCTGCTGCATGGAGATCATGTCACTGCGGGCTGCCATGCGCTACGACCCAGAAAGTGAGACGCTGACACTGAGCGGGGAGATGGCTGTGAAGCGCGAGCAGCTGAAGAACGGCGGGCTGGGCGTGGTGTCGGACGCCATCTTCGATCTGGGCAAGAGCCTGGCACAATTCAACCTGGACGACACGGAGGTGGCGCTGTTGCAGGCCGTGCTGCTGATGAGCTCAG ATCGTTCGGGCCTGACCTGCATGGACAAGATCGAGAAGTGCCAGGAGACCTATCTGCTGGCGTTTGAGCACTACATCAACTACCGCAAGCACAACATTCCTCACTTCTGGCCGAAGCTCCTGATGAAGGTGACCGACCTGCGGATGATCGGGGCGTGCCACGCCAGTCGCTTCCTTCACATGAAGGTGGAGTGTCCCAACGAACTCTTCCCACCGCTCTTCCTGGAGGTCTTCGAGGACCAGGAGGTGTGA